A part of Miscanthus floridulus cultivar M001 chromosome 6, ASM1932011v1, whole genome shotgun sequence genomic DNA contains:
- the LOC136457623 gene encoding ubiquitin carboxyl-terminal hydrolase 14-like, giving the protein MDLLRSHLHKVRIPEPTNRIHKDECCVSFDTPRSGGGLYVDMSSFLGFGREYVEWNFEKTGNPVYLHIVQRRKPEPDEADRPLKKPTLLAIGVEGGFGDQEPEYDDTFEIVILPDFISLPFPSVDLPEKVRLAVDKVLLAESADRKEQLAAWVADKKNISAYAMDLQQLDNGVIVPPTGWKCSKCDKTENLWLNLTDGMILCGRKLWDGSGGNNHAIEHYEQTKYPLAVKLGTITADLEAADVFSYPEDDSVEDPLLAQHLSHFGIDFSSLQKTEMTTAERELDANTNYDWNRIQESGKDAELLFGPGYTGLANLGNSCYMASIMQVIFSTHPFISRYFEKQSLKAAFATAPADPTVGLNMQMTKLGHGLLSGKYSAPAKEGQEGIRPRMFKSVIAANHPEFSSMRQQDALDFFLHLIDRVEKANPGNHEQNPCSGFKFVVEERVQCPSGKVSYNKRSDYILSLSIPLHEATNKEQLEAFNEKKAAMDLDGKEVSNEDIVRPRVPLEACLASFSGPEEIPDFYSTALNSKTTATKTAGFNTFPDYLVLHMRKFVMKAGWVPKKLDVYIDVPDMIDITRMRSKGVQPGEELLPEGGSGDNSAEPAHPVASEDIVSQLASMGFNYLHCQKAAINTSNTGVEEAMNWLLSHMDDPDINDPISKDSRASEPSVDEASVQTLVSFGFQEDVAITALKASGGNIEKATDWIFSHPEASSSVSADSSNSNANADDAYIPDGSGRYKLMAFVSHMGTSTHCGHYVAHVLKDGRWTIFNDSKVAASVDLPKEMGYLYFFQRISN; this is encoded by the exons ATGGATCTCCTGCGCTCTCATCTCCACAAGGTCCGGATCCCGGAACCCACGAACCGCATCCACAAGGACGAGTGCTGCGTCTCCTTCGATACCCCG AGGTCAGGGGGAGGCCTGTATGTGGACATGAGCTCGTTCCTGGGGTTCGGGAGGGAGTACGTGGAGTGGAACTTCGAGAAGACGGGGAACCCCGTGTACCTCCACATCGTGCAGCGCCGGAAGCCGGAGCCCGACGAGGCGGATCGCCCGCTTAAGAAGCCCACCCTCCTCGCTATAG GTGTGGAAGGaggttttggtgatcaagaacCAGAATATGACGATACTTTTGAAATTGTCATCTTACCTGATTTTATCTCTCTTCCATTTCCGTCAGTTGATTTGCCAGAGAAG GTTAGGCTTGCGGTTGATAAAGTTTTACTTGCTGAAAGTGCTGATAGGAAAGAACAATTGGCTGCTTGGGTTGCTGACAAGAAGAACATTAGTGCATATGCTATGGACCTGCAACAGCTAGACAATGGTGTTATTGTGCCTCCTACTGGATGGAAGTGTAGCAAATGCGATAAAACTGAGAACCTCTGGTTGAATTTAACTGATGGTATGATCCTTTGTGGGAGGAAGCTTTGGGATGGGAGCGGTGGGAATAATCATGCCATTGAACACTATGAACAGACTAAATACCCTCTTGCGGTAAAGCTTGGGACAATTACTGCTGATTTGGAAGCAGCAG ATGTTTTCTCATACCCTGAAGATGATAGCGTTGAAGATCCGCTATTAGCTCAGCACTTATCACATTTCGGTATCGATTTTTCTTCACTTCAAAAG ACTGAGATGACTACTGCTGAGAGAGAACTTGATGCCAACACAAATTATGACTGGAATAGAATACAAGAAAGTGGAAAAGATGCTGAACTTTTGTTTGGACCTGGCTATACAGGTCTTGCGAATCTTGGGAATAG TTGCTATATGGCTTCTATAATGCAAGTCATCTTTTCAACCCATCCTTTCATATCAAG ATACTTTGAGAAACAGAGTTTGAAAGCTGCATTTGCAACTGCACCAGCTGATCCAACAGTAGGCCTAAACATGCAAAT GACAAAACTAGGACATGGTTTGCTCTCTGGTAAATATTCTGCACCAGCAAAGGAG GGGCAGGAAGGGATACGTCCTCGCATGTTTAAGTCAGTTATTGCCGCTAACCATCCTGAATTTTCTAGTATGAGACAACAG GATGCCCTCGACTTCTTCCTTCACCTTATTGACAGAGTTGAGAAGGCAAACCCTGGGAACCATGAGCAAAATCCTTGTTCCGGTTTCAAGTTCGTTGTTGAAGAGAGGGTCCAATGCCCTTCTGGGAAAGTTTCTTACAACAAACGGTCTGACTATATTCTTTCTTTGAGCATACCACTGCATGAGGCAACTAATAAAG AGCAGCTAGAAGCTTTTAATGAGAAGAAAGCTGCAATGGACTTGGATGGAAAAGAAGT GTCTAACGAGGATATTGTCAGGCCTAGAGTCCCATTGGAGGCTTGCTTAGCGAGTTTTTCGGGGCCAGAGGAAATCCCGGATTTTTATAGCACTGCATTAAATTCGAAGACTACCGCCACTAA GACTGCTGGTTTCAACACCTTTCCTGATTACCTTGTGTTGCACATGCGCAAATTTGTAATGAAAGCAGGATGGGTGCCAAAGAAACTCG ATGTTTATATAGATGTGCCAGATATGATTGATATCACACGTATGCGCAGCAAAGGTGTACAGCCTGGGGAAGAGCTGCTACCTGAAGGAG GTTCTGGTGACAACAGTGCCGAGCCTGCTCACCCCGTTGCCAGTGAGGATATTGTGTCCCAACTTGCAAGCATGGGCTTCAACTACCTTCATTGTCAGAAAGCTGCTATTAACACATCAAACACAGGAGTTGAGGAGGCGATGAATTGGCTCCTCTCTCACATGGATGATCCAG ATATAAATGACCCAATATCAAAAGATTCACGTGCTTCTGAGCCATCTGTTGATGAAGCAAGCGTTCAAACTCTCGTTTCCTTTGGATTTCAGGAAGATGTTGCCATAACGGCCCTGAAAGCTTCT GGCGGTAATATTGAGAAAGCTACCGACTGGATTTTCAGCCACCCCGAAGCATCGAGCTCAGTATCTGCTGATTCTTCCAATAGCAATGCTAATGCTGATGACGCATACATTCCAGATGGAAGTGGCA GATACAAGCTGATGGCGTTCGTGAGCCATATGGGCACCTCGACCCACTGCGGTCACTACGTAGCTCATGTCCTCAAAGATGGGAGGTGGACAATCTTCAACGACAGCAAGGTCGCAGCATCTGTTGACCTGCCCAAGGAAATGGGCTACCTCTACTTCTTTCAGAGGATTAGCAACTAG